Proteins from a single region of Fundulus heteroclitus isolate FHET01 chromosome 12, MU-UCD_Fhet_4.1, whole genome shotgun sequence:
- the rtn4r gene encoding reticulon-4 receptor, with translation MRTVVFDGGRLLFLVMWLNLLPQTDSCPAKCVCYSEPRPTVACQQQGLFSIPTEIPVRSQRIFLQSNKLTVVRSTSFSSCHNLTVLWLYSNNISYIEAGAFFGLEKLEELDIGDNSNLRTISPTAFRGLTKLHTLHLHRCGLSELPVGVFRGMFSLQYLYLQDNNILTLHDDTFVDLANLTYLYLHNNKIKIVTDNMFRGLINLDRLLLHQNRVIFVQPRAFSDHGKLKSLFLFFNNLTVLTGETMDPLVSLQYLRLNGNQWICDCRARTLWDWFKRFKGSSSELECHVPDFLAGKDLKQLKSEELEGCVETPQVQTTLFNSKAQSGKFSSTESPLGDNIPRCCLGDNDKSSIISGKGHQITNNPLKDKENISKTKYKQQERTKNETQHKQNDGPLGTLSNNLDKTLGNLNPEFIENPESSTASNKKKKKCSKKPKLDAHCSKSQSSTLQVLHFLIIPMIWISLAMS, from the coding sequence GGGGGCGACTCCTTTTCCTGGTGATGTGGCTGAACCTATTGCCTCAAACTGACAGCTGCCCTGCCAAGTGTGTGTGCTACAGTGAGCCCAGGCCAACTGTGGCTTGCCAACAACAAGGACTGTTTTCCATTCCTACAGAGATTCCTGTAAGGAGCCAACGGATATTCCTCCAGAGTAACAAGCTGACAGTGGTGAGGTCAACTAGCTTCAGTTCTTGCCACAATCTTACTGTTCTCTGGCTCTACTCAAACAACATAAGCTACATAGAGGCCGGAGCCTTTTTTGGTTTGGAAAAACTGGAGGAACTGGACATTGGAGACAACAGCAACCTCCGCACCATTAGCCCAACCGCTTTCCGGGGGTTAACCAAGCTGCACACCCTCCACCTGCACAGGTGTGGCCTGTCTGAGCTCCCTGTTGGGGTTTTCAGAGGAATGTTTTCTCTCCAGTATCTTTACCTGCAGGACAACAACATTCTCACGCTGCACGATGACACATTTGTGGACCTTGCCAACCTCACTTATCTCTACCTGCACAATAACAAGATCAAGATAGTAACAGACAACATGTTTCGTGGCCTAATAAATCTGGACCGGTTACTGCTGCACCAGAACCGGGTAATCTTTGTCCAACCCAGAGCGTTTAGTGATCATGGTAAATTAAAATCCTTGTTCCTGTTCTTCAACAACCTTACTGTCTTGACCGGGGAGACAATGGACCCCCTGGTTTCTCTCCAGTATTTACGTTTAAACGGGAATCAGTGGATTTGTGACTGCCGGGCAAGGACATTATGGGACTGGTTCAAACGTTTCAAAGGTTCCAGTTCGGAGTTGGAGTGCCATGTCCCAGATTTCCTGGCAGGAAAGGACctgaaacaactgaaaagtGAAGAACTGGAGGGATGTGTCGAAACACCACAAGTCCAGACCACCCTCTTCAATTCTAAGGCACAGTCTGGTAAATTTTCCTCGACCGAAAGTCCTCTAGGCGACAACATCCCCAGGTGTTGTCTTGGAGACAATGACAAGTCCTCAATTATTTCTGGAAAGGGTCACCAGATCACTAACAATCCTCTTAAGGACAAGGAGAACATTTCCAAGACCAAATACAAGCAgcaagaaagaacaaaaaatgagACCCAGCATAAGCAGAACGATGGGCCACTGGGAACCTTGTCCAACAACCTGGACAAGACGCTGGGAAACCTAAACCCTGAATTTATCGAGAATCCAGAATCATCTACAGcctcaaacaaaaagaaaaagaagtgttCCAAAAAACCCAAATTGGACGCCCACTGCAGTAAAAGCCAGAGCTCTACTTTGCAAGTGCTGCACTTTCTCATCATTCCCATGATTTGGATATCTCTAGCCATGTCTTAG